A stretch of the Mycobacterium sp. ITM-2016-00317 genome encodes the following:
- a CDS encoding O-antigen ligase family protein: protein MTAISMREAPWRLGAVAVALLFVVDPLGNAPNVIALFAVFVAAFVVFTSKPVDDTTNIGLLVLVGLMLVIAALELLHPNVPSLTVGFLGFRKSATMLLGLAIGLGWRGSRLSGLRLVWWCVFVSASASLFVHLFLPSVERSVARGADRYTSLLSGVERMQGLFAGPFHVSMAGVFLFLTALAPRVVITQRWVRIAAAVVGLSCIYLSQVRTGLVALAIGTLVMMFVTGSAQRWAKRLLILAALCVLGILYLNPLREYAYRFTALRLMLEGGLSDSRFTERFVTWSDSLDMISRSPLMGNGSGSSGDTLKPLFASGDHVTSHNTFLKYAVEGGIVQGLLFAALCLCLLFAVRPKNDPTRFGVAAGVTFLVFAFVVAAPESIPVSFGLAVIVGLCTQRQPGTANPPTDAFGMRLQFNRTNSWNAGVVADKA, encoded by the coding sequence GTGACTGCCATTTCGATGCGCGAGGCGCCTTGGCGACTCGGCGCGGTCGCTGTGGCGTTGCTGTTTGTTGTCGATCCGTTGGGTAACGCGCCGAACGTAATTGCACTATTTGCAGTATTCGTGGCTGCATTCGTAGTCTTCACTTCGAAGCCCGTAGACGATACGACGAACATAGGGCTGCTCGTGCTCGTAGGCCTGATGCTTGTCATTGCCGCTCTGGAACTACTCCATCCGAATGTGCCTTCACTGACGGTAGGGTTTCTCGGCTTCCGCAAATCGGCGACCATGTTATTGGGTCTCGCGATCGGGCTGGGGTGGCGCGGATCTCGGCTGTCCGGTCTGCGGTTGGTGTGGTGGTGTGTGTTCGTTTCCGCATCGGCGTCGCTGTTCGTACACCTTTTCCTGCCGTCGGTTGAGCGATCTGTTGCGCGCGGAGCAGACCGGTACACGTCACTTCTAAGCGGTGTCGAACGAATGCAAGGGCTCTTTGCCGGGCCGTTTCACGTATCCATGGCAGGGGTCTTCTTGTTCCTGACAGCGTTGGCACCGCGTGTGGTCATAACCCAGAGATGGGTGCGTATTGCTGCTGCGGTTGTGGGACTATCCTGCATATACCTTTCGCAGGTGCGGACGGGTCTTGTCGCGCTCGCAATCGGAACTTTGGTCATGATGTTTGTTACCGGGTCCGCCCAACGATGGGCAAAGCGTCTATTGATACTCGCTGCACTGTGCGTGCTTGGAATTCTCTATTTGAATCCGCTTCGGGAGTATGCCTACCGTTTCACGGCACTTCGCCTTATGTTGGAGGGCGGGTTGTCCGATAGCAGGTTCACCGAGCGATTTGTGACGTGGTCCGATAGCCTCGATATGATCAGTCGTTCGCCTCTTATGGGGAATGGTTCCGGTTCTTCGGGAGACACCTTGAAGCCATTATTCGCGAGTGGCGACCACGTAACTAGTCACAACACGTTTCTGAAGTATGCTGTGGAAGGCGGAATCGTACAGGGCCTTTTGTTCGCAGCTTTGTGTTTGTGCTTGCTATTCGCCGTGCGACCAAAGAACGATCCTACTCGATTCGGGGTTGCGGCAGGAGTCACCTTCCTTGTGTTCGCTTTTGTTGTCGCGGCTCCCGAGTCGATCCCGGTGTCATTCGGATTGGCAGTCATTGTCGGACTGTGTACCCAGCGTCAACCCGGTACGGCCAACCCGCCCACGGACGCGTTCGGAATGCGATTGCAATTTAATCGTACGAACAGTTGGAATGCTGGAGTCGTTGCCGATAAGGCGTGA
- a CDS encoding glycosyltransferase, with protein sequence MGWDVTVYGRSASRPTVDTGDTRVARPTTRGLETKSLSTLSYGLTASLDAARKRPDVALVMNVANGFFLPLLEARGIPTLVNVDGIEWERAKWNGAAKRVFKAGAKCTARFASSLVFDARAIEDYWRIHFRAHGHFIPYGGDVPPPSEVPDGLNHRGYVLMVARFVPENTVPEFFEAVPRVAEQYPVVIVGSSGYGGEFDRAAQALADRCSAVKWLGHVSDDSLLLALWQHAGAYFHGHSVGGTNPALVQAMAAGAPVVARDTVYNREVLGEAGLFVEPNAVSIRDGLLKLMSHEEEKERASLANAQRAEALYSWDTICRDYERALRQLI encoded by the coding sequence ATGGGGTGGGACGTCACAGTTTATGGCAGGTCGGCGAGTCGTCCGACGGTGGACACGGGGGACACGCGCGTCGCGCGTCCCACAACTCGGGGTCTCGAGACAAAGAGCCTGAGTACACTCTCGTACGGCCTGACAGCGTCCCTAGACGCAGCACGGAAGCGTCCCGACGTCGCACTTGTGATGAATGTGGCTAATGGATTTTTCTTACCCTTATTGGAGGCCCGGGGAATCCCCACTTTGGTCAATGTGGACGGTATTGAGTGGGAAAGAGCGAAATGGAATGGCGCTGCCAAGAGGGTGTTCAAAGCGGGCGCTAAGTGCACCGCACGCTTTGCGTCTTCGTTAGTCTTCGATGCACGCGCAATCGAGGATTACTGGCGGATCCACTTCCGTGCTCATGGGCACTTCATTCCGTACGGCGGTGATGTGCCGCCACCGTCCGAGGTCCCCGATGGGTTGAATCATCGAGGGTATGTACTGATGGTGGCCCGGTTCGTTCCAGAAAACACAGTGCCGGAGTTTTTTGAAGCCGTCCCACGGGTGGCGGAGCAATACCCTGTCGTCATTGTTGGCAGTTCGGGTTACGGCGGCGAATTTGATAGAGCTGCGCAGGCCCTGGCCGACCGGTGTTCGGCTGTGAAGTGGCTCGGCCACGTCAGCGACGATTCGTTGCTCCTAGCTCTCTGGCAGCACGCTGGCGCTTACTTCCACGGCCACAGTGTCGGTGGGACAAATCCTGCGTTGGTCCAGGCCATGGCCGCAGGAGCGCCGGTAGTTGCGCGAGACACGGTCTACAACCGCGAGGTACTCGGAGAAGCGGGTCTGTTCGTCGAGCCAAACGCCGTCTCTATACGTGACGGGTTGCTCAAGTTGATGAGCCACGAGGAGGAGAAAGAGCGGGCCTCGCTGGCGAACGCGCAACGGGCGGAGGCACTTTACTCATGGGACACCATCTGCCGGGATTACGAGCGTGCACTCCGTCAACTGATTTAG
- a CDS encoding lipopolysaccharide biosynthesis protein, which yields MSRVGIQGLQLITFVIAARWLSPADYGTYAIVAIVVTLSTLVNDFGLQSALVHDANPSASRFASAFWLNAAVGVTSAGMIAAVAYPAQLILEYKDLAVALAVAGSSFALSITVVPVALLQRRLQLGRLAAIEFTANLAGAMASIYLAWLGLGVISLSIGPVVTALLMSFALAVATRYVPTARPTIGDVRALWGFSGSILAFNVTNYLTKNFDILVLTVVSTPQQVGIYSRAYSIFSAPLTQVGAVVGRVLFPMLAQVRDDTAALRDRWLRTTFASTAIFLPVSIAFAVTSPYVIGILFEPRWQPMALIVSILCIGGPVRLVTSALGYLYQATGHTKELFRVTLAATAALTVGVLAGAAWGPIGIAWGVAIATNVQAYVPLSVGLRFINMTVRNLLFEFRWLVVAGVVQLLVMGGIRLGGGFGSDWASLLGSLALGLASYGVTAWILDRRFFGRLVGRAV from the coding sequence ATGAGCCGGGTCGGCATCCAAGGCCTGCAACTCATTACATTTGTCATTGCGGCGCGGTGGCTTTCGCCAGCCGATTACGGTACTTACGCGATTGTAGCGATCGTGGTGACGCTGTCGACACTCGTCAACGATTTCGGCCTCCAATCGGCTCTAGTTCACGATGCGAACCCGTCGGCTTCGCGTTTTGCGAGCGCATTCTGGCTTAATGCGGCTGTCGGCGTCACGTCCGCGGGAATGATCGCGGCCGTCGCCTACCCTGCCCAGTTGATACTTGAATATAAGGACCTAGCGGTTGCGTTGGCCGTGGCTGGCAGCTCGTTTGCGCTATCCATCACTGTTGTCCCAGTTGCATTGCTGCAGAGACGCCTTCAGCTAGGTCGCCTCGCTGCCATCGAATTCACTGCCAATCTAGCCGGTGCGATGGCCTCAATCTACCTCGCTTGGCTAGGTCTCGGGGTAATCAGCCTGTCCATAGGTCCGGTTGTGACTGCATTACTGATGTCGTTTGCGCTAGCTGTTGCGACGCGGTATGTCCCTACGGCGAGACCGACCATTGGAGACGTTCGCGCACTGTGGGGATTTAGCGGTTCGATACTAGCGTTCAATGTGACGAATTATCTAACGAAGAACTTTGACATTCTTGTCCTGACCGTGGTCAGCACTCCCCAACAGGTGGGTATCTACTCACGCGCTTATTCCATATTCTCAGCACCGTTGACTCAGGTCGGCGCAGTCGTCGGGAGAGTCCTATTCCCGATGCTCGCTCAAGTACGGGATGATACTGCCGCACTGAGGGATCGATGGCTGAGGACCACATTTGCGAGCACGGCAATATTTTTGCCGGTCTCGATTGCGTTCGCGGTTACGTCGCCGTACGTCATCGGCATTTTGTTCGAACCTCGGTGGCAGCCAATGGCGCTGATCGTCTCAATTCTCTGTATCGGCGGGCCTGTTCGGCTGGTTACTAGTGCATTGGGATACTTATACCAAGCGACGGGACACACCAAAGAGCTGTTTCGCGTCACTTTAGCTGCCACGGCGGCTCTCACGGTCGGGGTTCTCGCGGGAGCAGCGTGGGGTCCGATTGGCATCGCCTGGGGTGTGGCTATTGCTACCAATGTCCAAGCCTATGTCCCGTTGTCGGTGGGACTTCGATTCATCAATATGACTGTGCGGAATCTTCTCTTCGAGTTTAGGTGGCTTGTCGTTGCTGGTGTAGTGCAGCTGCTAGTGATGGGTGGGATCCGGCTGGGCGGCGGTTTTGGGTCTGATTGGGCTTCGCTGCTAGGTTCGCTGGCACTAGGCTTGGCGAGCTACGGGGTAACCGCCTGGATACTTGATCGCCGCTTTTTTGGCAGGCTTGTTGGCAGGGCTGTATGA
- a CDS encoding acyltransferase family protein, with the protein MRAVAVLVVFADHLFGWPSGGFVGVDVFFVLSGFFITGLLLKERSRTGELSFKNFYVRRVKRILPSALLVLVVTVIGAHLLLTATRAKSTLLDALWAAVFGANINFEMQGTDYFQQDQPPSPIQHYWSLSIEEQFYFVWPWVLLALFAITRKASRRGHGWTRHWALFGSMFLIVAASFTWAMLLSSTDPNAAYFSTFTRIWELGVGALMAIAGPWLTRIPDQARPVLAYAGLAGVAASLFLIDSTVQFPAPWAALPVLSTALVIAAFHGGQVRHVPMLTNRVAEWFGDTSYTLYLWHWPVIVLLVAVIPEGPLFYALAIILALGLTAITYHFYENPIRRSDWLLDPPMKTQRWQRPRLSLTAWSFIGFALCAIVIVSIVGIRFSDMRAVAEQADEEFVIEVPPPLAPAPVNASRVVTPPVASLPGKDPCFGAPAMTNAECALRNPDVELTPSVDKFATDGGSPTCWTPKDQPLNSCTYGYDGPDATRIALVGDSHGARVLVAIAPYLEPYKWQLTTYLGWGCAWQEPAQAPCATAMDDINRALLEQRYDLVVTTASRNGGDPAHYVRAWRPVAAGGARIAVLADNPAVSEESINCLTRVSFGADTTGECATPRSEALERRDPLEFAAERTPAATLIDLTAYYCTEDRCPSVIGDVIVYSDVGGHLTATYIRTLAPAIVEGIRQALSAPR; encoded by the coding sequence ATGCGCGCCGTGGCGGTGCTCGTCGTGTTTGCCGACCATTTGTTCGGCTGGCCGTCGGGCGGGTTCGTTGGCGTCGACGTGTTCTTCGTACTGTCCGGTTTCTTCATCACCGGACTGCTCTTGAAGGAGCGCAGTCGAACCGGGGAGTTGTCGTTCAAGAACTTCTACGTGCGGCGCGTGAAACGCATCCTGCCGTCAGCCCTGCTCGTGCTCGTGGTCACCGTGATCGGCGCGCACCTACTGCTGACAGCCACCCGCGCCAAGTCGACGCTGCTCGACGCCCTCTGGGCCGCAGTGTTTGGGGCGAACATCAATTTCGAGATGCAGGGCACGGACTACTTCCAACAAGACCAGCCACCCTCTCCGATTCAGCATTACTGGTCGCTGTCCATCGAGGAGCAGTTCTACTTCGTGTGGCCGTGGGTGCTGCTTGCGCTGTTCGCCATCACACGGAAGGCGAGCCGCCGCGGCCACGGTTGGACGCGGCACTGGGCGCTGTTCGGCAGTATGTTCCTCATCGTCGCCGCCTCGTTCACGTGGGCGATGCTGCTCTCAAGTACGGACCCGAACGCGGCCTACTTCTCCACATTCACCCGCATCTGGGAGTTGGGTGTGGGCGCGCTCATGGCCATCGCGGGCCCGTGGCTGACCCGCATCCCCGATCAGGCCCGCCCCGTCCTGGCCTACGCGGGTTTGGCGGGTGTGGCGGCGTCGTTGTTTCTCATCGACTCAACGGTTCAGTTCCCGGCACCGTGGGCTGCGCTGCCCGTCCTGTCCACAGCGTTGGTGATCGCCGCGTTCCACGGTGGTCAGGTGCGTCACGTGCCGATGCTCACTAACCGCGTCGCGGAATGGTTCGGCGACACCAGCTACACCCTGTACCTGTGGCATTGGCCGGTGATCGTCTTGCTTGTCGCCGTCATCCCAGAAGGCCCCCTGTTCTACGCGCTGGCGATCATCCTGGCGCTTGGACTGACCGCGATCACCTACCACTTCTACGAGAACCCCATCCGCAGATCTGACTGGCTGCTGGACCCGCCGATGAAGACTCAGCGGTGGCAGAGACCCAGACTCAGCCTCACGGCGTGGAGCTTCATAGGGTTCGCGTTGTGCGCCATCGTGATCGTCTCAATTGTTGGTATCCGCTTCAGCGACATGCGGGCGGTCGCCGAGCAGGCCGACGAAGAATTCGTGATCGAAGTACCGCCACCGTTGGCGCCGGCGCCGGTGAACGCGTCCCGGGTTGTCACCCCGCCCGTTGCTTCTCTCCCCGGTAAAGACCCGTGTTTCGGCGCGCCGGCCATGACGAATGCTGAGTGCGCGCTGCGAAACCCCGACGTGGAGTTGACCCCGAGCGTTGACAAATTCGCCACCGACGGGGGGTCGCCGACCTGCTGGACTCCGAAGGATCAGCCACTCAACTCATGCACCTACGGCTACGACGGGCCTGACGCCACTCGAATCGCCCTTGTAGGCGATTCCCACGGGGCGAGGGTTCTGGTCGCCATCGCGCCGTATCTGGAGCCGTACAAGTGGCAGCTCACCACCTACCTCGGGTGGGGATGCGCCTGGCAGGAGCCAGCCCAGGCCCCGTGCGCGACAGCAATGGACGACATCAACCGCGCCCTGCTGGAGCAGAGATACGACCTCGTTGTGACCACGGCGTCACGCAACGGTGGAGACCCCGCCCACTACGTTCGGGCGTGGCGGCCTGTCGCGGCGGGCGGTGCGCGCATAGCCGTCCTGGCCGACAACCCGGCCGTCAGCGAGGAGTCCATCAACTGTCTCACGCGAGTCAGTTTCGGGGCCGACACGACCGGCGAATGCGCGACACCGCGAAGCGAAGCTTTGGAGAGACGCGACCCGCTCGAATTCGCCGCTGAACGGACTCCCGCCGCCACACTGATCGACCTCACCGCTTACTACTGCACGGAAGACCGCTGCCCCTCTGTGATTGGCGATGTGATCGTCTACTCCGATGTCGGAGGCCACCTGACGGCCACCTACATCAGAACGCTGGCGCCGGCCATCGTGGAAGGTATTCGACAGGCGCTCAGTGCCCCTCGGTGA
- a CDS encoding oligosaccharide flippase family protein, translating into MSLLTAPVLARVLGPDGRGLVATATAVLLLSPLLLSLGLPTRVRRLVVEDGDLRGVAWAVRKIAGIALLPACLLAVFLPDLLLPDSSHTVQIVFAAALVTTPASIVWICDVHILLGRGDYLAYGALNLAPSVSFAICVVGFGLSGMLTVSSAIGAFAAANVLNAVIVGFFVRPRVKPPRYPAVTLAKSSMPYYGAQLAQAAAFRLDQALIVALMGAQTAGLYSISVTISLIPVAFAQGLGAYAFRVAGSGNADIVPLIRASGILGFLLSGALASLVPFAVPLVFGEAFAASIPSVLIGLIGSVGLVFGYVACMCLAGQGRGGAMTLCQVVGSGVGIAGLAIASALGGGASSAACASALGYWVTAILSLFALKVPGAALVLRRDDFALIPKMLLSRS; encoded by the coding sequence ATGTCGCTCCTTACCGCTCCGGTACTGGCTAGGGTGTTGGGTCCCGACGGCAGAGGTCTCGTTGCGACCGCGACAGCAGTGCTCCTCCTTAGCCCACTGCTGTTGTCATTGGGACTACCTACGCGCGTGAGAAGACTGGTAGTCGAAGATGGCGATCTCCGTGGTGTGGCGTGGGCGGTCAGGAAGATTGCCGGCATCGCACTGTTGCCAGCATGTCTGCTTGCCGTATTCCTGCCAGACCTGCTCCTACCTGACTCCAGTCACACTGTGCAGATTGTGTTCGCGGCCGCGCTTGTGACGACGCCGGCAAGCATCGTCTGGATCTGCGACGTCCACATCCTCCTCGGCCGGGGGGATTACTTGGCTTACGGGGCTCTCAACCTCGCCCCGAGTGTTTCGTTCGCCATATGCGTCGTGGGGTTCGGACTGAGCGGCATGCTGACGGTATCGAGCGCGATTGGCGCATTCGCTGCGGCCAATGTTCTCAATGCCGTGATCGTTGGGTTCTTTGTGCGTCCGAGAGTAAAGCCGCCCCGATACCCCGCCGTCACGTTAGCTAAGTCGAGCATGCCGTATTACGGTGCACAACTTGCCCAGGCTGCTGCGTTCCGCCTTGACCAGGCCTTGATCGTGGCCCTTATGGGAGCCCAGACTGCGGGGCTCTATTCGATCTCAGTTACGATCAGCCTCATACCTGTCGCATTTGCCCAGGGTCTCGGTGCGTATGCATTTCGTGTTGCGGGATCCGGCAACGCCGACATCGTTCCTTTGATCCGCGCCTCAGGCATTCTCGGGTTCCTACTGTCCGGTGCGTTAGCATCACTCGTCCCATTCGCCGTGCCCCTCGTGTTCGGCGAGGCCTTTGCCGCGTCCATACCTTCTGTTTTGATCGGGTTAATTGGTTCTGTGGGACTCGTTTTCGGTTATGTAGCGTGTATGTGCCTAGCGGGTCAGGGCCGAGGTGGCGCTATGACTTTGTGCCAGGTGGTCGGCTCCGGAGTGGGGATCGCGGGCTTAGCGATAGCCAGCGCGTTGGGCGGGGGCGCTTCCTCTGCGGCCTGCGCTTCGGCCCTCGGATATTGGGTGACGGCCATATTGTCCCTCTTCGCCCTTAAGGTACCGGGCGCCGCGCTGGTGCTGCGCCGAGATGACTTTGCTTTAATCCCTAAGATGCTTTTGTCGCGTTCGTAG
- a CDS encoding polysaccharide pyruvyl transferase family protein gives MKITEDSRKILIIGTDFRNQGAYLMMIAAIQEITRRFRGTPVLSAKVGNMLQRRRVGALTMLPMSARVPHTEFSKGLWAKGDIVDYRDIDIVLDASGFFYSDSWKQFVDGRSKILQTFGELGTPIFFLPQAFGPFESTAETSAAALSTGKIVFARDPTSLTHVNALVERFDISASVESAPDFTCLVKGHDSDWHQLSGAVPVIPNYNIVARARTAEDAKNYIRNLVEFALAARAAGRQVYGLSHEGRKDTRILKEVAQQVGNFQVVDGYNGVQLKSLLGSSPYAVVGRFHAAVSCLTQATPLIAHGWSHKYQHLMEDFHHEKRLLDPFLRLSRDEVAAHIEELEGFAGAEVDDLKRCVDSYRSGSVNMWNQIEQAVSS, from the coding sequence TTGAAAATAACCGAAGATAGCCGCAAGATTCTCATAATCGGCACTGATTTTCGCAATCAGGGCGCATATCTGATGATGATCGCCGCCATCCAGGAAATTACGCGGCGATTCCGGGGCACGCCGGTATTGAGCGCAAAAGTCGGAAATATGCTCCAACGGCGGCGCGTTGGTGCGCTCACAATGCTGCCCATGTCGGCGCGTGTCCCACACACCGAATTCTCAAAAGGTCTATGGGCGAAAGGCGATATAGTCGACTACCGCGACATCGATATCGTCTTAGACGCCTCTGGTTTCTTTTACTCAGATTCGTGGAAGCAGTTCGTCGACGGCAGATCCAAAATACTTCAAACATTTGGCGAACTCGGTACTCCAATCTTTTTCCTACCCCAAGCCTTCGGACCGTTCGAATCTACAGCTGAGACATCCGCAGCCGCCCTTTCGACTGGCAAGATTGTCTTTGCACGTGACCCCACCTCGCTTACCCATGTTAACGCTCTGGTTGAGAGGTTCGATATCTCCGCTTCCGTGGAGTCCGCACCCGACTTCACATGTCTTGTCAAGGGTCACGACAGTGATTGGCATCAGCTTTCAGGGGCGGTACCCGTAATCCCGAACTACAACATAGTGGCGCGCGCGCGGACAGCCGAAGATGCGAAAAATTACATCCGGAACCTCGTCGAATTTGCCTTAGCTGCACGAGCTGCCGGGCGGCAGGTATATGGTCTGTCGCACGAGGGCAGGAAGGATACCCGAATTCTGAAGGAAGTTGCTCAACAAGTCGGCAATTTCCAGGTCGTTGACGGCTATAACGGTGTGCAGCTTAAATCCCTTCTAGGGAGTTCCCCCTATGCCGTAGTCGGCAGGTTCCACGCCGCAGTCAGTTGCCTCACTCAGGCGACACCATTGATCGCGCACGGGTGGAGCCACAAGTACCAGCATTTGATGGAAGATTTCCACCATGAGAAGCGGTTGCTCGATCCATTCCTTCGTTTGTCTAGGGACGAGGTTGCCGCCCACATCGAGGAGCTGGAGGGCTTTGCCGGCGCTGAAGTCGACGATCTTAAACGCTGCGTTGACTCTTACCGCAGTGGATCGGTGAATATGTGGAATCAGATTGAGCAGGCGGTGTCCTCCTGA
- a CDS encoding nitroreductase family protein encodes MLRSLATDFPATYRKIMLRRPRLVLASSGIHREQKAVRSGIKQYQADQTKGYHRFLLRRNVHRLEKGLISWPRRSEFASDYIGVTVAAAVRVYGAEGDAHRDAEAQWVLAVLASYFEATREAESPAIRSAESDFLKTFGPEVSRQDLSDSGPHHHSIDVEKSGIDIEALRRLAVGRRSVRWFEDRQVDRAVIDRAVEIASESPTACNRAPYRFEFIDTHPGVQRIAECAMGTGGYAHQIPGIAVVIGDLSAFFHERDRHLIYIDSSLAAMAFVYGLEVQGVASCMINWPDIPERDARIRKHLNLANTERVIMLIAFGYADPERLVALSAKGNIDAIRSFSEV; translated from the coding sequence GTGCTGCGTTCGTTGGCAACTGATTTCCCGGCCACCTATCGCAAGATCATGTTGCGCAGGCCGAGACTGGTGCTCGCCAGCAGTGGCATACACAGGGAGCAGAAAGCAGTCAGGAGTGGAATAAAGCAATACCAGGCAGATCAAACGAAGGGCTATCATCGATTTCTGTTACGCCGCAACGTCCACCGACTCGAGAAGGGCTTGATCTCGTGGCCTCGGCGTTCCGAGTTTGCTTCCGACTACATCGGAGTCACGGTGGCCGCGGCGGTTCGTGTTTACGGCGCCGAAGGCGACGCTCACCGCGATGCCGAGGCCCAATGGGTCCTCGCGGTTTTGGCGTCCTACTTTGAGGCAACCCGCGAGGCAGAGTCCCCCGCGATCCGTTCAGCAGAATCCGACTTCTTGAAGACCTTCGGTCCAGAGGTCAGCCGACAAGACCTATCTGACTCAGGCCCGCATCACCACTCCATTGACGTTGAGAAATCCGGTATTGACATCGAAGCCTTACGTCGGCTTGCGGTCGGCAGACGGTCCGTGCGGTGGTTCGAAGACCGCCAAGTCGATCGTGCGGTCATCGATCGCGCAGTTGAAATCGCTTCAGAATCCCCCACCGCCTGCAACCGCGCTCCCTACAGGTTCGAGTTCATCGACACGCACCCGGGCGTCCAACGAATCGCCGAGTGCGCAATGGGCACCGGTGGCTACGCTCACCAAATCCCCGGCATAGCCGTGGTTATCGGGGATCTATCGGCGTTCTTTCATGAACGAGACCGGCACCTCATATACATCGACTCATCCCTGGCCGCGATGGCATTCGTCTACGGCCTGGAGGTCCAAGGTGTCGCATCGTGCATGATCAATTGGCCCGACATTCCCGAGCGCGACGCCCGCATCCGTAAACATCTTAATCTAGCCAATACCGAACGAGTCATTATGTTGATCGCCTTCGGGTACGCAGATCCGGAGAGATTGGTTGCATTGTCAGCCAAAGGTAACATTGACGCCATCAGGTCGTTCAGCGAAGTATAG
- a CDS encoding UDP-glucose/GDP-mannose dehydrogenase family protein translates to MTCRIAVFGTGYLGATHAACMAELGHEVVGVDIDTAKLEMLSSGHAPFYEPGLDEIIQSNIKAGRLRFTSSYKEAADFADVHFIGVATPQKRGEFAADVSFVESVIRSLAPLIAKPSTIFGKSTVPVGTAARLSALISEIAPKGLVELAWNPEFLREGFAVQDTLHPDRIVLGIDVNNPGRAEAVAREVYSAIVDEGIPFLVTDRETAELVKTAANAFLATKISFINAMAEVCEAAGADVSMLADAIGHDARIGRRFLNAGIGFGGGCLPKDIRAFMARSGELGANQALTFLREVDSINMRRRTRMMELTREVVGGSLIGTTVAVLGAAFKPDSDDIRDSPALNIAGQIQLQGAAVTVYDPKAIENSRRMFPTLDYANDVREACHGADVTLVLTEWEEFRKLTPHDLNGIVRHKRIIDGRNCLDADSWRGAGWLYRGMGRR, encoded by the coding sequence ATGACTTGCCGCATAGCCGTGTTCGGCACCGGGTACCTGGGCGCCACGCATGCCGCGTGTATGGCGGAATTAGGCCACGAAGTGGTGGGCGTGGACATTGATACCGCGAAGCTCGAAATGCTATCCAGCGGACATGCACCCTTTTATGAACCCGGCTTGGACGAGATAATCCAGTCCAACATCAAAGCTGGTCGCCTGCGCTTTACCTCGTCATACAAAGAAGCCGCCGACTTCGCAGACGTCCACTTTATTGGAGTCGCGACGCCGCAGAAGCGCGGCGAATTCGCTGCTGACGTGTCATTCGTGGAGTCGGTAATTCGATCCCTTGCCCCTCTGATCGCAAAGCCATCAACAATCTTCGGGAAGTCGACCGTCCCCGTGGGCACCGCCGCTCGACTTAGCGCGTTGATCAGCGAAATCGCGCCGAAGGGACTCGTCGAATTAGCATGGAACCCAGAGTTCTTGCGAGAAGGTTTTGCGGTTCAGGATACATTACATCCGGACCGGATCGTACTGGGCATTGATGTGAACAATCCGGGGAGAGCCGAAGCAGTCGCCCGAGAAGTCTACTCCGCGATAGTCGACGAAGGTATCCCTTTTCTTGTTACCGATCGGGAAACTGCCGAACTCGTCAAGACCGCTGCGAACGCATTTCTGGCGACGAAAATATCGTTCATCAATGCCATGGCCGAGGTATGCGAAGCCGCCGGAGCCGACGTATCCATGCTGGCCGACGCGATCGGTCACGACGCCCGAATAGGGCGTCGGTTCCTCAATGCAGGTATCGGATTCGGCGGAGGATGTCTACCGAAAGACATCCGCGCGTTCATGGCCCGGTCGGGCGAACTTGGAGCAAATCAAGCGCTGACCTTCCTCCGAGAGGTCGACAGCATCAATATGAGGCGCCGCACCAGAATGATGGAGCTTACTCGTGAGGTCGTAGGCGGCTCACTCATTGGGACGACCGTGGCTGTGCTTGGTGCCGCATTCAAACCGGACTCCGACGACATACGTGATTCACCGGCGCTAAATATTGCGGGTCAAATACAGTTACAGGGCGCAGCCGTGACTGTGTACGATCCTAAAGCTATCGAGAATTCTCGGCGGATGTTCCCCACCCTCGACTATGCGAACGACGTCCGTGAAGCGTGCCATGGCGCTGACGTCACTCTGGTGCTGACGGAGTGGGAGGAATTCAGAAAGTTGACCCCTCACGACCTAAACGGGATAGTGCGCCACAAACGCATTATCGACGGCCGAAACTGTCTTGACGCCGATTCCTGGCGAGGCGCGGGCTGGCTGTATCGGGGAATGGGTAGGCGCTAG